The Oryctolagus cuniculus chromosome 5, mOryCun1.1, whole genome shotgun sequence genome includes a region encoding these proteins:
- the TAAR9 gene encoding trace amine-associated receptor 9, which produces MEDGTPEMAAVEFCYENVNGSCIKTPYSPGPRAMLYAVLGLGAVLAVLGNLLVISAVLLFKQLHTPTHFLIASLACADFLVGVTVMPFSTVRSVESCWYFGESYCKFHTCFDTSFCFASLLHLCCISVDRYIAVTDPLTYPTKFTASVSGICIALSWFFSVTYSFCIFYTGANEEGIEELVVALTCVGGCQAPLNQKWVLLCFLLFFVPSVAMVFMYGKIFLVAKHQARKIESTASQAESSSETYKERVSKRERKAAKTLGIAVAAFLVSWLPYIIDAMIDAYMNFITPPYVYEILVWCVYYNSAMNPLIYAFFYPWFRKAVKLIITGKVLKSDLSTTNLFSEEADID; this is translated from the coding sequence ATGGAGGACGGTACCCCCGAGATGGCAGCTGTGGAGTTCTGTTATGAGAATGTAAACGGATCCTGCATTAAAACCCCTTATTCACCAGGCCCTCGGGCAATGCTCTATGCAGTCCTTGGTctgggggctgtgctggctgTTCTGGGAAACCTGCTGGTCATCAGCGCTGTCCTTCTCTTCAAGCAGCTGCACACACCTACACACTTTCTCATCGCGTCCCTGGCCTGTGCTGACTTCTTGGTGGGAGTCACCGTGATGCCCTTTAGCACGGTGAGGTCGGTGGAGAGCTGCTGGTACTTTGGAGAGAGCTATTGTAAATTCCACACGTGCTTTGATACTTCCTTCTGTTTTGCTTCTTTATTGCATTTATGCTGTATCTCTGTTGATAGATACATTGCTGTTACTGATCCTCTGACTTACCCAACCAAGTTCACAGCGTCCGTCTCAGGAATATGCATTGCTCTCTCTTGGTTCTTTTCTGTCACCTACAGCTTTTGCATCTTTTACACTGGAGCCAATGAAGAAGGGATTGAGGAATTAGTAGTCGCACTCACCTGTGTAGGAGGCTGTCAGGCTCCCTTGAATCAAAAGTGggttcttctttgttttcttctgttctttGTACCCTCGGTTGCCATGGTGTTTATGTATGGTAAGATATTTTTGGTGGCTAAGCATCAGGCTAGGAAGATAGAGAGTACAGCCAGCCAAGCTGAGTCCTCATCAGAGACTTACAAGGAAAGagtatcaaaaagagagagaaaggctgcCAAAACATTGGGGATAGCTGTGGCAGCTTTTCTGGTCTCCTGGCTACCATATATTATTGATGCAATGATTGATGCTTACATGAATTTCATAACTCCTCCTTATGTTTATGAGATTTTAGTGTGGTGTGTTTATTATAATTCAGCTATGAACCCCTTGATATATGCTTTCTTTTACCCATGGTTTCGGAAGGCAGTAAAACTTATTATTACTGGCAAAGTCTTAAAGAGTGATTTGTCAACCACTAATTTATTCTCTGAAGAGGCAGATATAGATTAA